CTCCTTAACGCTGGGTCAATAGCATCAGGGTAGTTTGTTGCACCTATGACCACCACTGAGCCACGCGACTTTAAGCCATCTAGTAAAGCAAGCAATGTGGATACAACAGAGCTATGTGTTTGATCTTGATGCCTTGACCGCTTGGGAGCGAGACCATCTATTTCGTCAAAAAATATGATGGATGGTTGGCATTTTTCAGCGACCTGAAACAAAAGCCTCAACTGGCGCTCAGCGTCACCAACGTATTTTCCCAGACAGTCTGCCCCTTTACGGGCAAAGTAGGCAATCCTTCTATTACCACGAGCAAGGGAACCGATCAGCGCTCGAACCACAAGAGTTTTTCCAGTTCCAGGATGTCCATGCAAGAGGATACCTCTTGGAGGTGTAAGTCCTAAGTTATCAAAGAATTCTGGATATAGTAAGGGTATAAGAACAACCTCTTTCATACATTGAGTTA
This window of the Camelina sativa cultivar DH55 unplaced genomic scaffold, Cs unpScaffold05884, whole genome shotgun sequence genome carries:
- the LOC109131828 gene encoding ATPase family AAA domain-containing protein 2-like encodes the protein YIGGSDSESGKAFEGWDSVAGLEGVTQCMKEVVLIPLLYPEFFDNLGLTPPRGILLHGHPGTGKTLVVRALIGSLARGNRRIAYFARKGADCLGKYVGDAERQLRLLFQVAEKCQPSIIFFDEIDGLAPKRSRHQDQTHSSVVSTLLALLDGLKSRGSVVVIGATNYPDAIDPAL